The Triticum aestivum cultivar Chinese Spring chromosome 3A, IWGSC CS RefSeq v2.1, whole genome shotgun sequence genome includes a region encoding these proteins:
- the LOC123062742 gene encoding TLC domain-containing protein 2, whose product MPPPRRAGAGDTSAFFAATLVLWAVSVGFEIGARGRRELAAVAAGFAFFQAANTAVRAAVSRDPLFVNTAVSLLHSSLTSASVIFVLLCQWRTKGLENMFQHEELVGSSWIGAYSALCFSCGYFAYDQLDMLRYRLYSGWIPGILMHHLILLICFTLALYRNVTINYLILTLLCEMHSIFLHVRKLRRMAGFRDFNRKLVKLEWVLNWTTFVTARVICHILITYRLITDAHKFDKGIELPLALSGMAGMNVLNVSLGLDLFKAFARERNQQTHQD is encoded by the exons atgccgccgccccgccgcgccggcgCGGGCGACACGAGCGCCTTCTTCGCGGCGACGCTGGTGCTGTGGGCCGTGTCGGTGGGGTTCGAGATCGGCGCCCGGGGACGCCGCGAGCtggccgccgtggccgccggctTCGCCTTCTTCCAGGCCGCCAACACGGCCGTCCGCGCCGCGGTCTCCCGCGACCCGCTCTTCGTCAACACCGCCGTCTCGCTGCTCCACTCCTCCCTCACCTCCGCCTCag TTATCTTTGTTCTATTGTGCCAATGGCGTACCAAAGGCCTTGAGAACATGTTTCAGCATGAAGAATTAGTTGGTAGCAGTTGGATTGGAGCATATTCTGCTCTGTGCTTTTCATGTGGCTACTTTGCTTATGACCAATTGGATATGCTCCGCTACCGGCTGTACAGTGGATGGATTCCTGGGATTCTGATGCATCACCTTATTCTGCTTATTTGCTTTACGCTAGCTCTGTATCGGAATGTGACAATCAACTACCTAATTCTCACTCTTCTATGCGAG ATGCACTCCATATTCTTGCACGTAAGGAAATTGAGGAGAATGGCTGGATTCCGTGATTTCAACAGAAAACTGGTGAAACTGGAATGGGTACTCAACTGGACTACCTTTGTGACAGCAAGGGTGATCTGCCACATATTGATCACATACAGACTGATCACCGACGCACACAAGTTTGATAAGGGCATTGAGCTGCCACTAGCTCTTTCTGGTATGGCGGGAATGAATGTGCTCAATGTATCTTTAGGGCTTGATCTATTTAAAGCATTTGCGCGAGAGAGAAATCAGCAGACGCATCAGGACTGA
- the LOC123062743 gene encoding photosystem II 22 kDa protein 1, chloroplastic, translating to MAQSMLMSGVNGVASGRSLLQAARPSSASTPFSRLALSSSSSAAYYKHMPSLSVRTMALFGKKTKAAPAKKVAAPKPKTEDGIFGTSGGIGFTKENELFVGRVAMIGFAASILGEAITGKGILSQLNLETGIPIYEAEPLLLFFILFTLLGAIGALGDRGRFVDEQPTGLDKAVIAPGKGFRSALGLSEGGPLFGFTKSNELFVGRLAQLGIAFSIIGEIITGKGALAQLNIETGVPISEIEPLVLFNVVFFFIAAINPGTGKFISGEEDD from the exons ATGGCACAGTCGATGCTCATGTCCGGCGTCAACGGCGTGGCCTCCGGCAGGAGCCTGCTGCAGGCGGCGCGGCCGTCGTCGGCGTCCACGCCCTTCTCGCGGCTCGCGctctcctcgtcgtcctcggcggcgTACTACAAGCACATGCCGTCCCTCTCCGTCCGGACCATGGCCCTGTTCGGCAAGAAGACCAAGGCCGCGCCGGCCAAGAAG gtcgctgcccccaagcccaagacgGAGGACGGCATCTTCGGCACGTCCGGCGGGATCGGTTTCACCAAGGAGAACGAGCTCTTCGTCGGCCGTGTTGCCATGATTGGCTTCGCC GCATCGATCTTGGGAGAGGCCATCACCGGCAAGGGCATCCTGTCCCAGCTGAACCTTGAGACCGGCATCCCGATCTACGAGGCGGAgcccctcctcctcttcttcatcctcttcacCCTCCTCGGCGCCATCGGCGCGCTCGGAGACCGCGGCAGGTTCGTCGACGAGCAGCCCACCGGCCTCGACAAGGCCGTCATCGCCCCCGGCAAAGGCTTCCGCTCCGCCCTCGGCCTCAGCGAGGGAG GGCCGCTGTTCGGGTTCACCAAGTCGAACGAGCTGTTCGTGGGGcggctggcgcagctggggatcgCCTTCTCCATCATCGGGGAGATTATCACGGGCAAGGGCGCGCTGGCGCAGCTCAACATCGAGACCGGGGTGCCCATCAGCGAGATCGAGCCACTCGTGCTCTTCAACGtcgtcttcttcttcatcgccgCCATCAACCCCGGCACCGGCAAGTTCATCAGCGGCGAGGAGGACGACTAG